A window of Belonocnema kinseyi isolate 2016_QV_RU_SX_M_011 chromosome 9, B_treatae_v1, whole genome shotgun sequence contains these coding sequences:
- the LOC117179784 gene encoding uncharacterized protein LOC117179784 isoform X1 translates to MGYYTSFENITITHINQGLRKLTNRLINDGITMTTVYQMKSCTNIILCVYEAVISCEAKQFVQSMLLIIQKKDRQVDATIASYSSKNSATAIKIECANTTNSCPNVNGSFSSMKGIETLIGVVRVIEEDGVVRITEAVDFVDGEVPGVVETSEVVKVEEGVEASDAAQISGTPNVLRTHFVIIN, encoded by the exons ATGGGATATTACACTTCTTTTGAGAATATTACAATCACTCATATAAATCAG GGATTAAGAAAATTGACTAACAGATTGATAAACGATGGCATTACTATGACTACGGTATACCAAATGAAATCATGCACAAATATAATACTATGTGTTTATGAGGCTGTTATTAGTTGTGAAGCAAAACAATTTGTTCAAAGTATGTTACTTATCATTCAG aaaaaagaccGCCAGGTGGATGCTACAATCGCTTCTTACAGCAGCAAAAACAGCGCAACAGCTATAAAAATCGAATGCGCGAATACTACAAATTCATGTCCGAATGTCAACGGCAGCTTTTCTTCAATGAAAGGGATAGAAACATTGATAGGGGTGGTGAGGGTAATAGAGGAGGATGGAGTGGTGAGAATTACCGAGGCGGTAGACTTCGTGGATGGCGAGGTTCCAGGGGTGGTAGAGACTTCCGAGGTGGTCAAAGTAGAGGAAGGGGTAGAGGCATCGGACGCGGCACAGATTTCAGGGACGCCTAACGTGTTACGAACCCATTtcgtgattattaattaa
- the LOC117179784 gene encoding uncharacterized protein LOC117179784 isoform X2, translating to MGYYTSFENITITHINQGLRKLTNRLINDGITMTTVYQMKSCTNIILCVYEAVISCEAKQFVQKKRPPGGCYNRFLQQQKQRNSYKNRMREYYKFMSECQRQLFFNERDRNIDRGGEGNRGGWSGENYRGGRLRGWRGSRGGRDFRGGQSRGRGRGIGRGTDFRDA from the exons ATGGGATATTACACTTCTTTTGAGAATATTACAATCACTCATATAAATCAG GGATTAAGAAAATTGACTAACAGATTGATAAACGATGGCATTACTATGACTACGGTATACCAAATGAAATCATGCACAAATATAATACTATGTGTTTATGAGGCTGTTATTAGTTGTGAAGCAAAACAATTTGTTCAAA aaaaaagaccGCCAGGTGGATGCTACAATCGCTTCTTACAGCAGCAAAAACAGCGCAACAGCTATAAAAATCGAATGCGCGAATACTACAAATTCATGTCCGAATGTCAACGGCAGCTTTTCTTCAATGAAAGGGATAGAAACATTGATAGGGGTGGTGAGGGTAATAGAGGAGGATGGAGTGGTGAGAATTACCGAGGCGGTAGACTTCGTGGATGGCGAGGTTCCAGGGGTGGTAGAGACTTCCGAGGTGGTCAAAGTAGAGGAAGGGGTAGAGGCATCGGACGCGGCACAGATTTCAGGGACGCCTAA